A window of the Corallococcus exiguus genome harbors these coding sequences:
- a CDS encoding HEAT repeat domain-containing protein: MRIRVRPLFLALTLLVGCNGNRDQLLAEIQDPRPETRAAAVRKLAEQNNADDLVLFTRAAKDLSAFVRGEAASALGESQDPRVVDLLGELLEDPDEAVQGQAALALAKVKNDKAKAYLTLQYGRRGRATRQVIVQALKSTNVPGAMASVVAAESKGLWDRNLLALTEGVLPERVGAAEELGKSGRPEAVNRLLPMVRDSQVILAAAAVRGLGDAGDTRAVAPIALLLDESFPELRESAISALMKLQDPTAATKLQAVAVEKSAVSPLATDAILTFPRTPATDAALCAIALDGARDEALDAARAMRSRGGCPADPIADRLSRPASAASGLQAVTGLGPAAQALLPKVTPWLNQPDVGLRTLAVEAVTHVGDASVVPVIQKLYEQEVAGLAALRADWIPQALPRKYAADLDPSAPRAEVAKAKEDNRSSKHAQLFERLQALNAARAKEAGRVVVPPRVPSELSDDVEPAKLQPLATLLTALGALKAPGALEILKGYTDDASPVLRAAALVGLASVGPEGIEVTRTALLEPDRELQKTLALALAEQGEAGQLALVASLPKMGSEKLVVLDALTRVGPPPASASEALQGVVKEGGAEAALAAQLLGRMGAKDAVPTLLKALDDSNSVARRDVLLALGVMGDAKSAEVVGRDLYHDLPEIRAAAATALRKMNTGAQAEPLDALKGDYFREVRVAAGASMTKEGTAAGGAR, translated from the coding sequence ATGCGAATCCGCGTGCGACCCCTCTTCCTCGCCCTGACCCTCCTCGTCGGGTGCAACGGCAACCGGGATCAGCTCCTCGCGGAGATCCAGGACCCCCGTCCCGAAACCCGCGCCGCCGCCGTAAGGAAGCTGGCCGAGCAGAACAACGCGGACGACCTGGTCCTCTTCACCCGCGCCGCCAAGGACCTCTCCGCCTTCGTCCGCGGTGAAGCCGCCAGCGCGCTCGGGGAGAGCCAGGACCCGCGCGTCGTGGATCTGCTCGGAGAGCTCCTGGAGGATCCAGACGAAGCCGTGCAGGGCCAGGCCGCCCTGGCGCTCGCCAAGGTGAAGAACGACAAGGCCAAGGCGTACCTCACGCTCCAGTACGGACGGCGGGGCCGCGCTACACGCCAGGTCATCGTCCAGGCCCTCAAGAGCACCAACGTCCCTGGCGCCATGGCCTCCGTCGTCGCCGCCGAATCCAAGGGCCTCTGGGACCGCAACCTCCTGGCCCTGACCGAAGGCGTGCTCCCGGAACGCGTGGGCGCCGCGGAGGAGCTGGGCAAGAGCGGCCGTCCGGAGGCGGTGAACCGGTTGCTCCCCATGGTGCGTGACAGCCAGGTCATCCTCGCCGCCGCCGCCGTGCGCGGGCTGGGTGACGCGGGCGACACCCGCGCGGTGGCCCCCATCGCGCTGCTCCTCGACGAGAGCTTCCCGGAGCTTCGTGAGTCCGCCATCAGCGCGCTGATGAAGCTTCAGGATCCGACGGCCGCGACGAAGCTCCAGGCGGTGGCGGTGGAGAAGAGCGCGGTGAGCCCGCTGGCCACCGACGCCATCCTGACCTTCCCGCGCACGCCCGCGACGGACGCCGCGCTGTGCGCCATCGCGCTCGACGGCGCCCGGGACGAGGCCCTCGACGCCGCCCGCGCCATGCGTTCGCGAGGCGGCTGCCCGGCGGACCCCATCGCGGACCGGCTGTCGCGCCCCGCCTCCGCGGCTTCAGGGCTCCAGGCGGTGACGGGCCTGGGCCCGGCGGCGCAGGCGCTGCTGCCCAAGGTGACGCCGTGGCTCAACCAGCCGGACGTCGGGCTGCGCACGCTCGCGGTGGAGGCGGTGACGCACGTGGGCGATGCCTCCGTGGTGCCCGTCATCCAGAAGCTCTACGAGCAGGAGGTCGCCGGGCTCGCGGCGCTGCGCGCGGACTGGATCCCGCAGGCGCTGCCACGGAAGTACGCCGCGGACCTGGATCCGTCGGCCCCGCGTGCGGAGGTAGCGAAGGCGAAGGAAGACAACCGGTCGTCCAAGCACGCGCAGCTCTTCGAGCGGCTCCAGGCGCTCAACGCGGCCCGCGCCAAGGAGGCCGGGCGCGTGGTGGTGCCTCCGCGAGTCCCCTCGGAGCTGAGCGACGACGTGGAGCCCGCGAAGCTGCAGCCGCTGGCCACGCTGCTCACCGCGCTGGGTGCGCTCAAGGCGCCCGGAGCGCTGGAGATCCTCAAGGGCTACACGGACGACGCGAGCCCGGTGCTGCGCGCGGCGGCGCTGGTGGGACTCGCGTCCGTGGGGCCCGAAGGCATCGAGGTGACCCGCACGGCGCTGCTGGAGCCCGACCGCGAGTTGCAGAAGACGCTGGCGCTGGCGCTGGCGGAGCAGGGTGAGGCCGGGCAGCTCGCGCTGGTGGCGTCGCTGCCGAAGATGGGCAGCGAGAAGCTGGTGGTCCTGGATGCGCTGACGCGCGTGGGACCGCCGCCGGCGTCCGCGTCGGAGGCGTTGCAGGGCGTGGTGAAGGAGGGTGGGGCGGAGGCGGCGCTCGCGGCGCAACTCTTGGGGCGGATGGGCGCGAAGGACGCGGTGCCCACGCTGCTCAAGGCGCTGGACGACTCCAACAGCGTGGCCCGGCGCGACGTGCTGCTGGCGCTGGGCGTCATGGGCGACGCGAAGTCCGCGGAGGTGGTGGGGCGGGACCTGTACCACGACCTGCCGGAGATCCGGGCCGCGGCGGCCACGGCGCTGCGCAAGATGAACACCGGCGCGCAGGCCGAGCCGCTGGACGCGCTGAAGGGCGACTACTTCCGCGAGGTCCGCGTCGCGGCGGGGGCCTCGATGACGAAGGAAGGCACGGCGGCTGGCGGGGCGCGGTGA